From one Shewanella sp. GD04112 genomic stretch:
- a CDS encoding DUF6701 domain-containing protein, with product MIFNKIIAKFPLILLPIIMAFTSHLVKADWTTTFIEGVNNYSRNGSITFNSSYLYNAPDNALIWYSYLPTYNYIQGGYNLDTLCLTTNNSYRWCRAGNYIASLPSNRIDFSQCSSSSAVNVGPPTWNNTKIDIVEGEYNRILLEGGSDKTIRFVSEGGIYKMKSLTATSGRIELAAGQYWIETLSINDGVTLVFPSTGTVSFFIKNNYRHYNLNTIGQAEKFLIYSYSNFTLNGGASLKSYVVAEGNAVLDGSSYLEGAITARNISLGGNSSIKFDDNAAKIDVVPNCNPAPVLECFNDNFSQSALSNDWVVSRSSGTFTPAIVSGRMRLTEAKSNQSTASTYQRLFPAANNLVEIQFDHYAYGGSGADGIALVLSDAAITPQPGAFGGPLGYGFKPGINGFAGGWLGIGIDEFGNFSGEGGGGSIGQRRQSVVVRGSGAGTSGYNYLRGTCNDGKSNTSSNCLSPTVDGNNVSPAHRYKITIDSQVSGQSMVKIERNTGSGFVTLIPAFNAIDQQGQAATPSDFLLSLTGSTGGSNNNHEIDNVQICALRSNPVGAQIDHFEFDHTGQGLTCNPETVTIRACANASCSQLFTDPLAATLLPESASEGIWIGGNQVSFSNGSTQLQLRRNTPGVVTLGVKGSSPTTKPLSKTLCRIGNGGLSENNCSLTFADSGFVFDVPDKLANKPVEVLVKAVKKSDVTKQCVPSFQDQTKILNFWSSYHTPSAPISPKAVTINNTAIGTSSASPTALNLVFDTNGQANISVNYPDAGKLQLDAQYIGSGNEQGLVMTGSDQFVSVPAGLCVKPMDASANCPSADMSCNAYRKAGQNFGLTVQAMAWEKDGDTDFCSGNLSTPNFSDQAMTLASKVVAPNIASGGHDGVLGVASYSHAIQANNLNSITNQTISEVGVFQIAAQASPNYLGVASSLNIPIGYSANIGRFVPDRFLVGDISVLPACGSFSYMDQPFPMSMSLKALNIGGAVTQNYFPPFSLATAKLVGENNNNGIDLQSRLSALPVNAASWVQGVATVDGAYRANLSRVTPNVATNLYQDGPFELLDIGVQLMDNDPRPNGLYSYVASPDMDAATTGNCTNCNAKKITTQILRHGRVVMDNTYGPETEILRMPTRAEYWNGANWVLNGDDSCTIATYGLGSQVDNAALGYNFDPDLTTGQSINRSGASSAFQAGQFDLLWRAVTSSGNLYRGQVTAPLDVPTWLEWYWNWNGVSPTSLSDPRASAFFGRYRGHDRIIYWREVN from the coding sequence ATGATATTTAACAAAATAATAGCCAAATTCCCATTAATTCTTTTGCCCATAATCATGGCATTCACATCCCATCTGGTGAAAGCTGATTGGACTACAACCTTTATAGAAGGTGTAAACAATTACAGTAGAAATGGTTCAATTACCTTCAATAGCTCTTATTTATATAATGCACCTGATAATGCGCTCATTTGGTATAGCTATTTACCAACATATAACTATATTCAAGGTGGATACAACCTTGATACTTTATGCTTGACGACTAATAACTCCTATCGTTGGTGCCGAGCAGGAAATTATATTGCCAGTTTACCTTCTAATCGTATTGATTTCTCTCAATGTTCGTCTTCAAGTGCTGTAAATGTCGGCCCTCCAACATGGAATAATACAAAAATTGATATCGTTGAAGGTGAATATAATCGTATTTTACTGGAGGGCGGTTCTGATAAGACAATTCGTTTTGTTAGTGAAGGTGGCATATATAAAATGAAGTCCCTTACAGCTACTTCGGGTCGGATCGAACTGGCTGCAGGGCAATATTGGATTGAAACTTTATCTATTAATGACGGTGTAACTCTGGTCTTTCCATCAACTGGTACTGTGTCATTTTTTATTAAGAATAACTATAGACATTACAACTTAAACACCATTGGCCAGGCTGAAAAATTTCTCATTTATAGCTATTCAAATTTCACTCTCAATGGAGGGGCATCTCTTAAATCCTATGTTGTTGCAGAAGGAAATGCGGTGCTAGACGGTAGTTCTTATTTGGAAGGAGCTATTACTGCAAGAAATATAAGTTTAGGTGGCAACAGTAGTATTAAATTTGATGATAATGCTGCAAAGATTGATGTTGTTCCAAATTGTAATCCTGCGCCCGTTTTAGAGTGCTTTAACGATAACTTCTCTCAGAGTGCCTTAAGTAACGACTGGGTAGTATCCCGTAGTAGTGGTACTTTTACCCCTGCTATTGTCAGTGGTCGTATGCGCTTAACCGAGGCAAAATCCAATCAATCCACGGCCTCGACCTATCAAAGATTATTCCCCGCGGCCAATAACTTAGTTGAGATCCAGTTTGATCACTATGCCTATGGCGGTAGTGGTGCCGACGGTATCGCGTTGGTGTTATCAGATGCGGCCATCACGCCCCAGCCAGGCGCTTTTGGTGGGCCTTTAGGTTATGGCTTTAAACCCGGTATCAATGGCTTTGCTGGCGGTTGGTTGGGTATCGGGATCGATGAGTTTGGTAACTTCTCCGGTGAAGGGGGCGGTGGCAGTATTGGTCAGCGTCGTCAGTCGGTTGTCGTACGTGGCTCTGGGGCAGGCACATCAGGGTATAATTATTTGCGGGGCACCTGTAATGACGGCAAAAGTAATACCAGTAGCAACTGTTTATCTCCCACGGTCGATGGCAATAATGTCTCGCCTGCCCATAGATATAAAATCACAATCGACTCGCAGGTCTCGGGCCAGTCGATGGTGAAGATTGAGCGTAATACCGGATCTGGGTTTGTCACCTTAATCCCTGCTTTTAATGCCATAGATCAACAAGGACAAGCGGCGACGCCGAGTGATTTCTTGCTGTCGCTTACAGGGTCAACTGGTGGCTCGAATAATAACCATGAAATTGATAACGTTCAAATTTGTGCCTTGAGGTCTAATCCCGTTGGCGCGCAAATCGATCATTTTGAGTTTGACCATACGGGGCAGGGATTAACTTGTAACCCCGAAACTGTGACGATTCGAGCCTGCGCCAACGCCAGTTGTAGTCAGCTTTTTACCGATCCTTTAGCGGCGACCTTGTTACCCGAATCCGCCTCCGAAGGCATATGGATTGGCGGCAATCAGGTGAGCTTTAGCAATGGCAGCACTCAGTTGCAGCTAAGACGTAACACCCCTGGCGTTGTGACCTTGGGGGTGAAAGGTTCGAGCCCGACAACCAAACCTTTAAGTAAAACTCTTTGCCGTATCGGGAATGGGGGCTTGAGTGAAAATAACTGTTCACTTACCTTCGCCGACAGTGGTTTTGTCTTCGATGTGCCCGATAAATTGGCTAATAAGCCCGTTGAGGTGCTAGTCAAAGCGGTGAAAAAATCCGATGTGACAAAGCAGTGTGTTCCAAGCTTTCAGGACCAGACCAAGATATTGAATTTCTGGAGCAGTTATCACACCCCGAGTGCGCCTATCTCGCCAAAAGCCGTCACTATCAACAATACGGCCATTGGCACTTCAAGCGCCTCGCCTACGGCGCTGAATTTGGTGTTTGATACTAACGGACAGGCAAACATTTCAGTGAATTATCCCGATGCGGGCAAATTACAACTCGATGCCCAATATATCGGCAGTGGCAACGAGCAAGGCCTGGTGATGACAGGCTCGGATCAATTTGTCAGTGTGCCTGCGGGCTTGTGCGTCAAACCCATGGATGCCAGCGCCAATTGCCCGAGTGCGGATATGAGCTGTAATGCCTACCGTAAAGCGGGGCAGAATTTTGGTTTGACGGTCCAAGCAATGGCTTGGGAGAAAGACGGCGATACGGACTTTTGTTCGGGCAACTTATCTACGCCTAATTTTAGTGACCAAGCCATGACTCTGGCCAGTAAGGTCGTGGCGCCAAACATTGCCAGCGGCGGCCATGATGGCGTATTAGGCGTGGCATCCTATAGTCATGCTATCCAAGCCAATAACCTTAATAGCATCACCAATCAGACGATTAGCGAAGTGGGGGTATTCCAAATCGCGGCGCAGGCAAGCCCTAACTATCTCGGTGTGGCCAGCAGCTTAAATATTCCGATTGGCTATTCAGCCAATATTGGCCGCTTTGTGCCCGATAGATTTTTAGTGGGCGATATTTCCGTCTTACCCGCCTGCGGCAGTTTTAGCTATATGGATCAACCCTTCCCAATGTCGATGAGTCTCAAAGCCTTAAATATCGGCGGCGCGGTGACGCAGAACTATTTCCCACCATTCTCCCTTGCGACCGCCAAATTGGTGGGAGAGAACAATAACAATGGTATCGATTTACAGAGTCGCTTAAGTGCCTTGCCCGTCAACGCGGCGAGTTGGGTTCAAGGTGTAGCGACGGTCGATGGCGCTTACCGCGCTAACTTGAGCCGAGTGACCCCGAATGTGGCGACGAATCTGTATCAAGACGGTCCCTTCGAGCTGCTCGATATTGGCGTGCAGTTGATGGATAACGATCCTCGGCCAAATGGACTTTACAGCTATGTGGCCTCGCCTGATATGGATGCGGCAACGACGGGCAATTGTACCAACTGCAATGCCAAGAAAATCACCACGCAGATCTTACGCCATGGCCGGGTGGTGATGGACAATACCTATGGCCCCGAGACTGAAATCCTGAGGATGCCGACCCGAGCCGAATATTGGAATGGGGCTAATTGGGTATTAAATGGCGATGATAGCTGTACCATTGCTACCTATGGCCTAGGGTCGCAGGTGGATAATGCAGCCCTTGGCTATAACTTTGACCCCGATTTGACCACAGGACAAAGCATTAATCGCTCGGGCGCTTCATCGGCTTTTCAAGCGGGGCAATTTGATTTGCTGTGGCGAGCAGTGACCTCCAGCGGCAACTTATATCGCGGCCAAGTCACCGCGCCTTTAGATGTACCAACCTGGTTAGAATGGTATTGGAACTGGAATGGGGTCTCCCCAACCAGCTTATCCGATCCCCGTGCGAGTGCATTTTTTGGTCGTTACCGTGGTCATGACAGAATCATCTACTGGCGAGAGGTCAATTAA
- a CDS encoding MSHA biogenesis protein MshP: MSPNLFSLSRSAYRQCAAHRQGGSALIIGIFVITVMFLLAAALINIVEDADTGLTQEVWGTRALAAANSGADAALAQLFPLNAPANATATCTSVASSWTPPNVVGFHACSVNLSCASYSVGTVTQFRINSKAVCESGDTRVSRQVEVEARGN; the protein is encoded by the coding sequence ATGTCCCCTAACTTATTTAGCCTATCGCGCTCAGCATATCGTCAGTGTGCGGCTCACCGCCAAGGTGGCAGCGCCTTAATCATCGGTATTTTTGTCATTACCGTGATGTTTTTATTGGCCGCCGCCTTAATCAATATAGTGGAAGATGCCGATACCGGATTAACTCAAGAAGTGTGGGGAACTCGCGCCTTAGCGGCGGCGAACAGCGGTGCTGATGCGGCGCTGGCGCAATTATTCCCATTAAATGCCCCCGCTAATGCGACGGCGACATGTACCAGTGTTGCAAGCTCTTGGACGCCACCCAATGTGGTGGGGTTTCATGCCTGTAGCGTGAATTTAAGTTGTGCATCCTATTCCGTCGGTACTGTCACTCAGTTTCGGATTAATAGCAAAGCGGTATGTGAGAGTGGGGATACCCGAGTGAGCCGCCAAGTAGAGGTAGAAGCCCGTGGCAACTAA
- a CDS encoding type II secretion system protein — translation MGALSAKRIARSSRGFTLVEMVTVILILGILVVGVSSFIIFGTRIFVESSSVDQVLSQSRFAIERMTRELRSAVPNSVRLNGNGLTYQCVEFVPIEASTTYLAMPIVPSAAALTGTVILDNVTSKIAANQYVWVYPLTDRDVYDSTKLKRAQINSISSAANQVTLTFTANARFAEASPRQRIYFGSSPVSYCFEKSPSSNELTLKRYTGYGLNVSQPTPSSMSAGVLMAQNVANALNDSADLPLILTPSSLVNNAMVHLQPRFNVNGETFQYRHQVQVINVP, via the coding sequence GCTTTATCCGCAAAGCGCATAGCGCGCTCCTCACGGGGTTTTACCTTGGTCGAAATGGTCACTGTGATCCTTATCTTAGGCATTCTGGTGGTGGGTGTAAGTAGCTTTATTATTTTCGGCACGCGGATTTTTGTGGAGTCAAGCTCGGTCGATCAAGTGCTAAGCCAGAGTCGTTTCGCCATCGAGCGTATGACTCGTGAGCTGCGCAGCGCCGTGCCTAACAGTGTGCGGCTCAATGGTAATGGCTTAACCTATCAGTGCGTTGAATTTGTCCCTATTGAGGCGAGTACCACCTATTTAGCTATGCCGATTGTGCCGAGTGCCGCAGCCCTAACGGGGACTGTGATTTTAGATAATGTGACCAGCAAGATTGCGGCTAACCAGTATGTGTGGGTTTATCCCTTAACCGACCGTGATGTCTATGACAGCACTAAGCTAAAACGCGCGCAGATTAACAGCATTAGCAGCGCCGCAAACCAAGTAACCTTGACCTTCACTGCCAATGCGAGATTTGCTGAGGCATCACCGCGGCAAAGGATCTATTTTGGTTCGAGCCCTGTGAGTTATTGTTTTGAAAAATCACCATCCAGCAATGAGTTAACCCTAAAGCGTTATACTGGTTATGGGTTGAATGTCAGCCAACCCACGCCTAGCAGCATGAGCGCAGGAGTGTTAATGGCGCAGAATGTGGCCAATGCATTGAACGACAGTGCCGATTTACCGCTGATATTAACGCCATCCAGTCTAGTCAATAATGCAATGGTGCATTTACAACCGCGATTTAATGTCAACGGCGAGACATTTCAATATCGACATCAAGTGCAGGTGATTAATGTCCCCTAA